In one Ornithinimicrobium pratense genomic region, the following are encoded:
- a CDS encoding propionyl-CoA synthetase — MSTDAQENYRDTVAQSLADPRAFWGEAAGLIDWITPPTQVLDETNPPFYRWFTGGRLNVCYNALDRHVVHGRADQVALIYDSPVAGSKARYTYAQLLDLVARFAGVLRDLGVTQGDRVVIYMPMVPEAVIAMLACARIGAVHSVVFGGFAPAELAARIEDAAPRVVVCASCGVEPSRVVPYKPMLDEAIERSAHKPEHCVVLQREQLTAELGERDLDWKQVMHPDAVAPAEVVPVEATHPLYVLYTSGTTGKPKGIVRDSAGYAVALRWSMTNLYGVQPGETWLCGSDVGWVVGHSYIVYAPLLAGATTILFEGKPVGTPDAGVYWRMIQEHGVVAAFTAPTAIRAIKKQDPRGELIGDYDLAPLRALFLAGERLDPDTWRWATEHLGVPVIDNWWQTETGWPIAINPLGPDGATFEIKPGSPTLPTAGYDVQVLDEKGEPVPAGTEGAICLRLPLPPGTLPTLWQDDERYVSSYLSTFEGYYLSGDGGFVDEDGYVYVMGRTDDVLNVAGHRLSTGSLEEALAGHPSVAECAVIGVSDALKGQVPRALVVLKAGIELDDAGREQLQAELVQRVRAEVGAVAALRQVDVVDALPKTRSGKILRKTMRQLADGQEAMVPSTIEDRSVLDALEQVLRGR; from the coding sequence ATGAGCACCGACGCCCAGGAGAACTACCGCGACACCGTGGCCCAGTCGCTGGCCGACCCGAGGGCGTTCTGGGGGGAGGCGGCAGGCCTCATCGACTGGATCACCCCTCCGACGCAGGTGCTGGACGAGACGAACCCACCGTTCTACCGGTGGTTCACCGGGGGACGGCTCAACGTCTGCTACAACGCCCTCGACCGGCACGTCGTGCACGGCCGCGCGGACCAGGTCGCGCTCATCTACGACAGCCCCGTCGCCGGCAGCAAGGCGCGCTACACCTACGCACAACTGCTCGACCTCGTCGCGCGGTTCGCCGGCGTGCTGCGTGACCTGGGCGTGACCCAGGGCGACCGGGTGGTCATCTACATGCCGATGGTGCCCGAGGCGGTCATCGCCATGCTCGCCTGCGCTCGGATCGGCGCGGTCCACTCGGTGGTCTTCGGCGGCTTTGCCCCGGCCGAGCTGGCTGCCCGCATCGAGGACGCGGCCCCCAGGGTCGTGGTCTGCGCCAGCTGCGGCGTCGAGCCCAGCCGGGTGGTGCCGTACAAGCCGATGCTGGACGAGGCGATCGAGCGCTCGGCGCACAAGCCGGAGCACTGCGTGGTCCTGCAGCGCGAGCAGCTGACCGCCGAGCTGGGCGAACGCGACCTGGACTGGAAGCAGGTCATGCACCCCGACGCCGTCGCACCCGCTGAGGTGGTGCCGGTCGAGGCGACCCACCCCCTCTACGTCCTCTACACCTCCGGCACGACCGGGAAGCCCAAGGGGATCGTCCGCGACAGTGCTGGCTACGCCGTGGCTCTGCGCTGGTCGATGACCAACCTCTACGGCGTGCAGCCGGGTGAGACCTGGCTGTGCGGCTCGGACGTCGGCTGGGTGGTGGGCCACTCCTACATCGTCTACGCGCCGCTGCTGGCCGGCGCCACCACGATCCTGTTCGAGGGCAAGCCGGTCGGAACCCCCGACGCCGGGGTCTACTGGCGGATGATCCAGGAGCACGGCGTGGTGGCGGCGTTCACCGCGCCCACCGCGATCCGGGCGATCAAGAAGCAGGACCCGCGCGGGGAGCTCATCGGCGACTACGACCTGGCCCCCCTGCGGGCGCTCTTCCTGGCGGGTGAGCGCCTTGACCCGGACACCTGGCGGTGGGCGACCGAGCACCTGGGGGTGCCGGTGATCGACAACTGGTGGCAGACCGAGACGGGCTGGCCGATCGCGATCAACCCGCTCGGTCCGGACGGGGCGACCTTCGAGATCAAACCGGGCAGCCCGACTCTGCCCACGGCGGGATATGACGTGCAGGTGCTGGACGAGAAGGGTGAGCCGGTGCCGGCCGGCACCGAGGGTGCGATCTGCCTGCGGCTGCCCCTGCCCCCGGGCACGCTGCCCACGCTGTGGCAGGACGACGAGCGCTACGTCTCCTCCTACCTGTCGACCTTCGAGGGCTACTACCTGTCCGGTGACGGCGGCTTCGTTGACGAGGACGGCTATGTCTACGTCATGGGCCGCACCGACGATGTCCTCAACGTGGCCGGGCACCGCCTGTCCACCGGCTCGCTGGAGGAGGCGCTGGCCGGGCACCCCTCGGTCGCCGAGTGCGCCGTGATCGGGGTCAGCGACGCCCTCAAGGGGCAGGTGCCGCGGGCGCTGGTCGTGCTCAAGGCTGGGATCGAGCTCGATGACGCCGGCCGGGAACAGCTGCAGGCTGAGCTGGTCCAACGGGTCCGGGCCGAGGTCGGTGCCGTCGCGGCGCTGCGCCAGGTGGACGTCGTCGACGCCCTGCCCAAGACCCGCTCGGGCAAGATCCTGCGCAAGACGATGCGGCAGCTGGCCGACGGCCAGGAGGCGATGGTGCCGTCCACCATCGAGGACCGGTCGGTGCTCGACGCGCTGGAACAGGTGCTGCGCGGGCGCTGA
- the dxr gene encoding 1-deoxy-D-xylulose-5-phosphate reductoisomerase, with protein sequence MSVRTLTLLGSTGSIGTQAIEVIENHPDRFVVRALAAGGGDLGLLAHQAVRLQVETVAVARDGAGEELSAAIAEAAREAGRTAYRPEVRSGPDAVSEVAGNGADVVLNGITGSIGLRPTLAALAAGSTLALANKESLIVGGPIVRAAAAPDQIVPVDSEHSAIAQSLRGGRPEEVRRLVVTASGGPFRGMTREQLHDVTPQQALAHPTWDMGRVVTTNSATLVNKGLEVIEAHLLFDVPFEAIDVVVHPQSVVHSMVEFHDGSTILQASPPTMHIPIGLGLSWPDRLTDVAPACDWTQASTWEFFPLDDEAFPAVRLAAQVGQEGGTYPAVYNAANEVCVDAFHEGRLPFTGIVDTVFAVVEEHAGNPTSSSAVDLDVEQVLAADAWAREAAASRITHARRT encoded by the coding sequence GTGAGCGTCCGCACCCTGACCCTGCTTGGCTCGACCGGCTCTATCGGCACCCAGGCCATCGAGGTGATCGAGAACCATCCGGACCGGTTCGTCGTGCGCGCCCTGGCCGCCGGGGGCGGTGACCTCGGGCTGCTGGCCCACCAGGCGGTGCGGCTGCAGGTCGAGACCGTCGCGGTGGCCCGGGACGGTGCTGGGGAGGAGCTGAGCGCGGCGATCGCCGAGGCGGCCCGGGAGGCAGGACGCACGGCATACCGCCCGGAGGTGCGCAGCGGCCCGGACGCGGTGTCGGAGGTCGCCGGCAACGGCGCGGACGTCGTGCTCAACGGCATCACCGGCAGCATCGGGCTGCGCCCGACCCTGGCGGCCCTGGCCGCGGGCAGCACTCTGGCGTTGGCCAACAAGGAGTCCCTCATCGTGGGGGGCCCGATCGTGCGCGCCGCCGCGGCACCGGATCAGATCGTGCCCGTCGACTCCGAGCACAGCGCGATCGCGCAGAGCCTGCGCGGTGGTCGACCCGAGGAGGTGCGCCGCCTGGTCGTCACCGCCAGTGGCGGGCCCTTCAGGGGGATGACTCGCGAGCAGCTGCACGACGTCACGCCCCAGCAGGCGCTGGCCCACCCGACGTGGGACATGGGCCGGGTCGTCACCACCAACTCCGCGACCCTGGTCAACAAGGGACTGGAGGTGATCGAGGCCCACCTGCTCTTCGACGTTCCCTTCGAGGCCATCGACGTGGTCGTCCACCCGCAGTCGGTCGTGCACTCCATGGTCGAGTTCCACGACGGCTCGACGATTCTGCAGGCTTCCCCGCCGACCATGCACATCCCCATCGGGCTGGGTCTGTCCTGGCCCGACCGGCTCACCGACGTCGCCCCGGCCTGCGACTGGACCCAGGCCTCGACCTGGGAGTTCTTCCCTCTCGACGACGAGGCGTTCCCGGCGGTGCGCCTGGCCGCGCAGGTCGGGCAGGAGGGCGGCACCTACCCGGCCGTCTACAACGCGGCCAACGAGGTCTGCGTGGACGCCTTCCACGAGGGGCGCCTGCCCTTCACCGGCATCGTCGACACCGTCTTCGCCGTGGTCGAGGAGCATGCCGGGAACCCCACGTCGTCCTCGGCGGTTGATCTGGACGTGGAGCAGGTGCTCGCGGCCGACGCCTGGGCCCGCGAGGCCGCGGCCTCACGCATCACCCACGCGCGCAGGACCTGA